Proteins from one Thioflavicoccus mobilis 8321 genomic window:
- the trxA gene encoding thioredoxin has translation MADSPFIVTATAQTFTQAVVETSHRVPVLVDFWADWCAPCKALMPILAKLADEYGGKFILAKVDTEAERELAAYFDIRSLPTVQLFKDGQPVDQFMGALPEAQIREFLDRHIPRESDGVLERAEELLHAGRPEEAAAAIAEARENDPDNPRLHLAEVRLKAASGDTAGAEALLERVPLELAHDPEVAALRGELRFSGIVADAPSAEALRERLAADPKDSEARYQLAARYVIAGDYEGALDELLQLLKSDRAWGDDAARKAMVMIFDLLGGQGELVKRYRGRMTAALY, from the coding sequence ATGGCCGATTCACCCTTCATCGTCACAGCCACGGCGCAGACCTTCACTCAGGCGGTCGTGGAGACCTCCCATCGGGTGCCAGTGCTGGTCGATTTCTGGGCCGACTGGTGCGCCCCCTGCAAGGCCCTGATGCCGATACTCGCCAAGCTGGCCGACGAGTACGGCGGCAAGTTCATCCTGGCCAAGGTCGACACCGAGGCCGAGCGGGAGCTGGCCGCCTACTTCGACATCCGCAGCCTGCCGACCGTCCAGTTGTTCAAAGACGGCCAACCGGTCGATCAGTTCATGGGGGCCCTGCCGGAGGCGCAGATCCGCGAATTTCTCGACCGCCACATCCCGCGCGAGTCCGACGGAGTGCTCGAGCGCGCCGAGGAGCTGCTGCACGCCGGCCGCCCGGAGGAGGCCGCCGCCGCGATCGCCGAGGCACGCGAGAACGACCCGGACAACCCGCGCCTACACCTCGCCGAGGTGCGCCTCAAGGCGGCCAGCGGCGATACCGCGGGGGCCGAGGCGCTCCTCGAGCGGGTACCGCTCGAACTGGCCCACGACCCGGAGGTGGCGGCGCTGCGCGGTGAGTTGCGCTTCTCCGGTATCGTCGCCGACGCGCCCTCGGCCGAGGCACTCCGCGAACGCCTGGCGGCCGATCCGAAGGACAGCGAGGCACGCTACCAGCTCGCCGCCCGCTATGTCATCGCAGGCGACTACGAAGGGGCCCTCGACGAGCTGCTCCAGCTCCTGAAGAGCGACCGCGCCTGGGGCGACGACGCCGCCCGCAAGGCCATGGTCATGATCTTCGACCTCCTCGGCGGCCAGGGCGAGCTGGTCAAACGCTATCGCGGGCGGATGACGGCGGCCCTCTATTGA
- the treZ gene encoding malto-oligosyltrehalose trehalohydrolase produces the protein MTGYAHQMPFGARVQADGTVCFRLWAPAAVRVTLRLEGPGEPARFAMARQADGWYECVTREAGPGSLYRYEIDGGIAVPDPASRHQPRDVHGPSEVVDPAACAWHDEGWFGRPWEEAVFYELHVGTFTEAGTFQAVIERLDHLVRLGVTAVELMPVADFSGRRNWGYDGVLLFAPDATYGRPEDLKALVQAAHGRGLMVFLDVVYNHFGPDGNYLHRYAPGFFTDRHHTPWGAGINFDGPGSRVVRDFFIHNALYWLTEYRFDGLRLDAVQAIADDSDPDILIELAEAVAAGPGRERRIHLVLEHDDNAARYLARRPDGRPRWYRAQWNDDFHHAAHLLLTDEADGYYADYAEAPLRHLGRCLAEGFAYQGEPSAFRGRRARGEPSADLPPTAFVNLLQNHDQAGNRALGERLDALAAPQPLRALLTILLLAPSPPLLFMGQEMAAAPPFLFFCDFGDDLAAAVTEGRRREFAAFARFADPQAREAIPDPNAEATFARCKLDWRALAGEPDWFGLHRDLLAVRHAEIVPRLPGTPGGCGEYALFGPPAARHGLRVRWRLGDGSRLILTANLGGAELSAPADAVDARLVHAEPSPAAAMLASGRFSPWSVVWQLAGEATAWVTYTGA, from the coding sequence GTGACGGGCTACGCCCACCAGATGCCCTTCGGTGCCCGTGTGCAGGCCGACGGCACGGTCTGCTTCCGGCTCTGGGCGCCGGCGGCCGTGCGGGTGACTCTCCGCCTGGAAGGACCGGGCGAGCCAGCCCGCTTCGCGATGGCGCGGCAAGCCGACGGCTGGTATGAGTGCGTGACCCGCGAAGCCGGCCCCGGCAGCCTCTATCGCTACGAGATCGACGGCGGCATCGCCGTCCCGGATCCGGCATCACGGCACCAGCCCCGCGACGTCCATGGGCCGAGCGAGGTCGTCGACCCGGCGGCCTGCGCCTGGCACGACGAGGGTTGGTTCGGCCGCCCCTGGGAAGAGGCGGTCTTCTACGAACTCCACGTCGGCACATTCACCGAGGCGGGCACCTTCCAGGCGGTCATCGAGCGGCTCGATCACCTGGTTCGGCTCGGCGTGACCGCTGTCGAGCTGATGCCGGTGGCCGACTTTTCGGGGCGGCGCAACTGGGGCTACGACGGCGTGCTGCTGTTCGCCCCGGACGCGACCTACGGCCGCCCGGAGGATCTCAAGGCCCTGGTGCAGGCCGCCCACGGCCGCGGGCTGATGGTCTTCCTCGATGTCGTCTACAACCACTTCGGCCCGGATGGCAACTATCTGCATCGCTACGCCCCGGGCTTCTTCACCGATCGCCACCACACACCTTGGGGTGCCGGCATCAACTTCGACGGGCCCGGCAGCCGCGTCGTGCGCGACTTCTTCATCCACAACGCCCTTTACTGGCTGACGGAGTACCGCTTCGACGGGTTGCGGCTCGATGCGGTCCAGGCGATCGCCGACGACAGCGATCCCGATATTCTCATCGAGCTGGCCGAGGCGGTCGCGGCTGGACCCGGTCGCGAGCGCCGCATCCACCTGGTCCTGGAGCACGACGATAACGCGGCGCGCTATCTCGCGCGGCGCCCGGATGGTCGGCCGCGTTGGTACAGGGCGCAGTGGAACGACGACTTCCACCATGCCGCCCACCTGTTGCTCACTGACGAGGCCGACGGCTACTACGCCGACTATGCCGAGGCGCCATTGAGGCACCTCGGACGCTGTCTCGCCGAGGGTTTCGCCTACCAGGGCGAGCCCTCGGCCTTTCGTGGCAGGCGGGCGCGCGGCGAGCCGAGCGCCGACCTGCCACCGACGGCCTTCGTCAACCTGCTCCAGAACCACGACCAGGCGGGTAACCGGGCCCTCGGCGAGCGCCTCGACGCCCTCGCCGCGCCGCAGCCGTTGCGCGCCCTGCTCACGATTCTTCTCCTCGCCCCGTCGCCGCCGCTCCTGTTCATGGGCCAGGAGATGGCTGCCGCGCCGCCCTTCCTGTTCTTCTGCGACTTCGGCGACGACCTGGCCGCGGCCGTGACCGAGGGGCGGCGCCGAGAGTTCGCAGCGTTCGCCCGTTTCGCCGACCCGCAGGCCCGCGAGGCCATCCCGGATCCCAATGCCGAGGCGACCTTCGCGCGCTGCAAACTCGACTGGCGCGCCCTCGCCGGTGAACCGGACTGGTTCGGGCTGCATCGCGACCTGCTCGCGGTCCGTCATGCCGAGATCGTCCCACGGCTGCCCGGTACGCCCGGCGGATGCGGCGAGTACGCGCTGTTCGGCCCGCCTGCCGCCCGGCACGGCCTGCGGGTGCGCTGGCGCCTCGGCGACGGCTCCCGGCTGATCCTGACCGCGAACCTCGGCGGAGCTGAGCTGTCAGCCCCGGCCGATGCCGTCGACGCCCGGCTCGTGCACGCCGAGCCGAGTCCGGCCGCGGCGATGCTAGCCAGTGGCCGATTTTCGCCCTGGTCGGTCGTCTGGCAACTCGCCGGCGAGGCAACGGCCTGGGTCACGTATACGGGGGCTTGA
- a CDS encoding TIGR01458 family HAD-type hydrolase, which yields MAVPIRALLIDMDGVLYQGEQALDGARETLAWLRSRGLPFLFVTNTTSRPRRVLVEKLARFGIQADAEQIWTPPAAVVGWLGGRDEGPIALYVPPATAEDFAELPLAEPCARGPVAAVVVGDYGERWNFATLNGAFRQLMQPSPPALIALGMTRYWQAEDGLRLDTGPFVAALEYAVGRRAEVFGKPAPAFFAAALARLGVGAEKVCMIGDDIRGDIGGAQGSGIRGLLVKTGKYRSDDLDGNVQPAGVIDSIADLPAWLDAQD from the coding sequence ATGGCGGTCCCGATCCGTGCCTTGCTGATCGACATGGATGGCGTCCTCTATCAGGGTGAGCAGGCGCTCGACGGTGCCCGCGAGACGCTCGCCTGGCTGCGATCGCGTGGTCTGCCGTTCCTGTTCGTGACCAACACGACCTCCCGGCCGCGCCGTGTGCTCGTCGAAAAGCTCGCGCGGTTCGGGATCCAGGCCGATGCCGAGCAGATCTGGACGCCACCGGCGGCCGTCGTAGGTTGGCTCGGTGGGCGGGACGAGGGGCCAATCGCCCTCTATGTGCCACCGGCAACGGCCGAGGACTTTGCCGAACTGCCGCTTGCCGAGCCTTGCGCGCGCGGGCCGGTCGCTGCCGTTGTCGTCGGCGACTATGGGGAACGGTGGAATTTCGCTACCCTAAACGGCGCCTTCCGCCAGCTGATGCAACCCTCGCCACCAGCCTTGATCGCCCTGGGCATGACCCGCTACTGGCAGGCCGAAGACGGGCTGCGACTCGATACGGGACCGTTCGTCGCCGCTCTCGAATACGCGGTCGGTCGGCGGGCCGAGGTCTTCGGCAAGCCGGCGCCGGCCTTCTTCGCTGCGGCGCTCGCGCGGCTCGGCGTCGGCGCCGAGAAGGTTTGCATGATCGGCGACGATATCCGCGGCGACATCGGCGGCGCTCAGGGCAGCGGGATCCGCGGTCTGCTCGTGAAGACCGGCAAGTACCGCTCCGATGACCTCGACGGCAACGTCCAACCGGCGGGTGTCATCGATTCGATCGCCGATCTGCCGGCCTGGTTGGATGCGCAGGATTGA
- a CDS encoding DnaJ family domain-containing protein gives MKLPPTPSASALGLIDQLAEQQIREAIGRGELENLPGAGRPLKLEDLSMVPEALRAGYLLLKNSGFLPPELETLRELRDVEALIDRIEDPALRAQELKRLRLLELRLREAGHDLSRAVEAEYRDKLQARLGGG, from the coding sequence ATGAAGCTGCCACCCACCCCGTCCGCCTCCGCCCTCGGCCTCATCGATCAGCTCGCCGAGCAGCAGATTCGCGAGGCGATCGGTCGTGGCGAGCTGGAGAACCTGCCAGGTGCCGGCAGGCCGCTGAAGCTCGAAGACCTATCGATGGTCCCAGAGGCGCTGCGGGCCGGCTATCTGCTGCTGAAGAACTCGGGCTTTCTGCCTCCGGAGCTGGAGACATTGCGGGAACTGCGCGACGTCGAGGCCCTGATCGATCGCATAGAAGATCCAGCCCTGCGAGCGCAAGAGCTCAAGCGCCTGCGTCTGCTCGAGCTGCGCCTGCGCGAGGCCGGCCACGACCTCAGCCGCGCCGTCGAGGCCGAGTACCGCGACAAGCTCCAGGCGCGGCTAGGAGGCGGCTGA
- the crcB gene encoding fluoride efflux transporter CrcB: MWRSLVAIGAGAAIGATLRWLLGTKLNALFPAIPPGTLVANLLGGYLIGVAIGFFAAMTSLAPEWRLFVITGFCGGLTTFSTFSAEIVTLLQQGRPSWALVAVGLHVSGAVIATIAGIASVAWVRQLGG; the protein is encoded by the coding sequence ATGTGGAGATCGCTCGTCGCCATTGGCGCCGGCGCTGCCATCGGCGCCACCTTGCGGTGGCTGCTCGGCACCAAGCTCAACGCCCTCTTTCCGGCCATCCCGCCGGGTACCCTGGTGGCCAACCTGCTCGGCGGCTACCTGATCGGCGTGGCGATCGGCTTCTTCGCGGCCATGACCTCGCTCGCCCCCGAGTGGCGACTGTTCGTCATCACCGGCTTTTGCGGCGGGCTGACGACCTTCTCGACCTTCTCGGCCGAGATCGTCACGCTGTTGCAGCAGGGCCGGCCCTCGTGGGCCCTGGTCGCGGTCGGGTTGCACGTCTCCGGTGCCGTGATCGCGACCATTGCCGGCATCGCGAGTGTCGCCTGGGTGCGCCAGCTCGGTGGATAG
- a CDS encoding TusE/DsrC/DsvC family sulfur relay protein: MNNPSPHPDTAKPLRLLPLDADGFVIDPLLWSPGMSRAIARRDNMRLTPEHWWIIHSMREHYLASGAIPPASHICRSQGLDRYAVRRLFGSCREAWRVAGLPNPGTEVLNYMN, from the coding sequence ATGAACAACCCAAGCCCACACCCTGATACGGCCAAGCCGTTACGCCTGTTGCCGCTCGACGCCGATGGTTTCGTCATCGACCCGCTGCTGTGGAGCCCGGGCATGTCGCGGGCCATCGCCCGGCGGGACAATATGCGCCTTACCCCCGAGCACTGGTGGATCATCCATTCCATGCGCGAGCACTATCTCGCCTCCGGCGCGATACCGCCGGCCTCCCACATCTGCCGATCTCAGGGCCTGGACCGTTACGCCGTGCGCCGTCTCTTCGGTTCATGCCGTGAGGCCTGGCGCGTAGCCGGGCTTCCGAATCCGGGCACCGAGGTGCTCAACTACATGAACTGA
- the arfB gene encoding alternative ribosome rescue aminoacyl-tRNA hydrolase ArfB, translating to MIQITPKIALDERDLEERFVRSPGPGGQNVNKVATAVQLRFALRGFSTLPEDVRRRLVRLAGRRVGNDEVLTIEAHRFRTRERNRADALERLVELIRRASRAPAPRKPTRPTRASQERRLASKRQRATTKRQRGTAFDD from the coding sequence ATGATCCAGATCACCCCGAAAATCGCCCTGGACGAGCGCGATCTCGAAGAACGCTTCGTGCGCAGCCCCGGCCCGGGCGGTCAGAATGTCAACAAGGTCGCCACCGCGGTCCAACTGCGCTTCGCGCTGCGCGGCTTCAGCACCCTACCGGAGGACGTGCGCCGGCGCCTCGTGCGCCTCGCCGGGCGGCGGGTCGGCAACGACGAGGTCCTGACGATCGAGGCCCACCGCTTCCGCACCCGCGAGCGCAACCGCGCCGACGCCCTCGAACGCCTCGTCGAACTGATTCGCCGCGCGAGCCGGGCACCGGCGCCGCGCAAGCCGACCCGACCGACCCGCGCCTCGCAGGAGCGACGCCTCGCGAGCAAACGCCAGCGCGCCACGACCAAGCGCCAACGCGGCACGGCGTTCGACGATTAG
- a CDS encoding circularly permuted type 2 ATP-grasp protein translates to MPSLTAVPVGGPPELIDHYLPMSGGYDEMRTADGELRPHWQYFLDALHRLGPSGIESRWREARRLIRDNGVTYNVYGDSQGMSRPWELDLLPVLIRSDEWAQLERGLIQRAELLNQLLLDLYGPRTLIERGLLPAELIDAYPGYLLPCHRIQIAGDRPLVNCAVDLTRTPSGAWRVIGDRTQSPSGSGYALENRVVLSRVMPSLFRDSHVHRLAGFYRTMRRAMTRLAPRHGPAARSVVLTPGPSNEAYFEHAYLANYLGYSLVQGADLSVRDGALWLRTLGRLERIDAVLRRVDDSWCDPLELQEDSQLGIPGLVQAVRAGNVTLANALGSGVLEHPGLMAFLPSLCQHLLGEDLLLPDIPTWWCGNPEHRARVLDDFDALVIKPAGNPPGQRCLFPGQMEATARAALIDQIETEPHRFVAQEYVVPSTSPVLIGRHLEPRPTVLRTFLVAEEEGYAVMPGGLSRVALERDTPMISNRLGGLGKDTWVMASEPERQETLLGGADLLTPAVIQESEVSSRVADNLFWIGRYAERAEGMVRLLRITIFKLSERQGYLRSDDTARCINVLLQTLTEQGQVGGSTQRYRHDPTPELLALVADPHHVGSLPQTLQALGLAAWSVRERLSADTWRVVNEIERHLHALTRNPPTEIGRALDELDPLVTALVAFSALTHENMTHNEGWHFIEAGRRLERGLNTASLLRRTLSQVGGEHEENLLIEAVLSVTDSLITYRRRYQAGTRVGALLDLVFRDETNPRSLAYQFVQLERVCRAMPSSEPAGERSVIDRLILQSLAGVRLAEIDRLIRPERTGVKRIALQRMLAKLENQLTALSDALTAQYFRHEEQPHALLGRAVRGPR, encoded by the coding sequence ATGCCTTCCCTGACTGCCGTGCCGGTAGGTGGCCCGCCCGAGCTCATCGATCACTATCTGCCCATGTCCGGCGGATACGACGAGATGCGCACCGCCGACGGCGAGCTCCGCCCCCATTGGCAGTACTTCCTCGACGCCCTGCACAGACTCGGACCCAGCGGTATCGAGAGCCGCTGGCGCGAGGCGCGTCGCTTGATCCGCGACAATGGCGTGACCTACAACGTCTACGGCGATTCCCAGGGCATGTCGCGGCCATGGGAGCTGGACCTGCTGCCCGTGCTGATCCGCAGCGACGAATGGGCCCAGCTCGAGCGCGGCCTGATTCAGCGCGCCGAGCTGCTCAACCAACTGCTGCTCGATCTGTACGGCCCCCGAACCCTGATCGAGAGGGGCCTGCTGCCGGCCGAGCTGATCGACGCCTACCCGGGCTATCTGCTCCCCTGTCATCGGATCCAGATCGCCGGCGACCGTCCGCTCGTGAACTGTGCAGTCGACCTGACGCGCACCCCCAGCGGGGCCTGGCGCGTGATCGGCGACCGCACCCAAAGCCCGTCCGGCTCCGGCTATGCGCTAGAGAACCGCGTCGTCCTCTCGCGCGTGATGCCAAGCCTGTTCCGCGACTCGCACGTCCACCGTCTGGCCGGCTTCTACCGCACGATGCGCCGCGCCATGACGCGTCTCGCACCGCGCCATGGGCCGGCGGCGCGTAGCGTCGTACTGACCCCGGGGCCGAGCAACGAGGCCTATTTCGAGCACGCCTATCTCGCCAACTACCTCGGCTACAGTCTCGTCCAGGGGGCGGATCTGTCGGTACGCGACGGTGCCCTGTGGCTGCGCACCCTCGGACGCCTGGAGCGCATCGACGCGGTCCTGCGCCGTGTCGACGACAGCTGGTGCGACCCACTGGAACTCCAAGAAGACTCGCAGTTGGGGATCCCCGGGCTCGTCCAGGCCGTGCGCGCCGGCAACGTCACCCTCGCCAATGCCCTGGGCAGTGGGGTGCTGGAACACCCGGGCCTGATGGCCTTCCTGCCGAGTCTGTGTCAGCACCTGCTCGGCGAAGACCTACTGCTGCCCGACATCCCGACCTGGTGGTGCGGCAACCCGGAGCACCGCGCGCGGGTCCTCGACGACTTCGACGCACTCGTCATCAAGCCAGCCGGCAATCCGCCGGGACAACGCTGCCTGTTCCCTGGCCAGATGGAGGCCACCGCCCGCGCCGCGCTGATCGATCAGATCGAGACGGAGCCGCACCGTTTCGTCGCCCAGGAGTACGTCGTCCCGTCCACCTCACCGGTTCTGATCGGGCGACACCTCGAACCACGCCCGACGGTGCTGCGCACCTTCCTCGTCGCCGAGGAGGAGGGCTACGCCGTCATGCCGGGCGGCCTCAGCCGCGTCGCGCTGGAGCGCGATACACCCATGATCAGCAACCGCCTCGGCGGACTCGGCAAGGACACCTGGGTGATGGCCTCGGAGCCCGAGCGTCAAGAGACCCTGCTGGGGGGCGCCGACCTGCTAACCCCGGCGGTCATCCAGGAAAGCGAGGTCTCCAGCCGCGTCGCCGACAACCTGTTCTGGATCGGCCGTTACGCCGAACGGGCAGAGGGCATGGTGCGCCTATTGCGGATCACCATCTTCAAGCTCTCCGAGCGTCAGGGCTATTTGCGCAGCGATGACACGGCCCGTTGCATCAACGTACTGTTGCAAACGCTCACCGAACAGGGTCAGGTCGGCGGGAGCACCCAGCGGTACCGGCACGATCCGACACCGGAGTTGCTGGCGCTAGTCGCCGATCCACACCACGTCGGCAGCCTGCCGCAGACGCTCCAAGCCCTGGGCCTCGCGGCCTGGTCGGTGCGCGAGCGCCTCTCGGCCGACACCTGGCGCGTGGTCAACGAAATCGAGCGACACCTGCACGCCCTGACCCGCAACCCGCCGACCGAGATCGGGCGCGCCCTCGACGAGCTCGACCCGCTGGTTACGGCCCTCGTCGCCTTCTCGGCCCTGACGCACGAAAACATGACCCACAACGAAGGCTGGCACTTCATCGAGGCCGGCCGGCGCCTCGAGCGCGGCCTCAATACCGCGAGCCTGCTGCGCCGCACCCTTTCGCAGGTCGGCGGCGAGCACGAAGAGAACCTACTCATCGAGGCCGTGCTCAGCGTCACCGACAGCCTGATCACCTACCGCCGCCGCTACCAGGCCGGCACACGCGTGGGCGCCCTCCTCGACCTGGTCTTCCGCGACGAAACCAACCCACGCTCGCTCGCTTATCAGTTTGTACAGCTCGAACGGGTCTGTCGGGCGATGCCGAGCAGCGAGCCGGCCGGCGAACGATCGGTCATCGATCGCCTGATCCTACAAAGCCTCGCCGGAGTGCGCCTGGCCGAGATCGACCGGCTGATCCGCCCGGAACGAACCGGGGTCAAGCGGATCGCCTTGCAACGAATGCTGGCCAAACTCGAAAACCAGCTCACGGCCCTCTCCGACGCGCTGACCGCGCAGTACTTCCGCCACGAGGAGCAACCCCACGCCCTGCTCGGGCGCGCCGTGCGGGGTCCGCGATGA
- a CDS encoding rhodanese-like domain-containing protein, translated as MRNFLALIQDCLADVREIMPWDLVERMAANPDLLIVDVREPYEFEAMHIAGSLNVPRGILESACEWDYEETIPELVQAREREVVLVCRSGHRSVLAANSLLVLGYQNVASLQTGLRGWKDYEQPLLDGAGQSVDLDDADVYFTPRLRPEQLRPKD; from the coding sequence ATGAGGAATTTTCTCGCGCTGATACAAGACTGTCTCGCGGACGTACGGGAGATCATGCCCTGGGATCTCGTCGAGCGCATGGCCGCCAACCCGGACCTACTAATCGTCGACGTGCGCGAACCCTACGAGTTCGAGGCGATGCACATCGCCGGCTCGCTCAACGTGCCGCGCGGGATCCTGGAGTCGGCGTGCGAATGGGATTACGAAGAGACGATCCCGGAGCTCGTCCAGGCGCGCGAACGCGAGGTGGTTCTGGTCTGCCGCTCTGGTCACCGCAGCGTGCTGGCGGCGAACTCGCTGCTCGTCCTCGGCTATCAAAACGTCGCCTCGCTGCAGACCGGTCTGCGCGGCTGGAAGGACTACGAACAGCCGCTCCTCGACGGCGCCGGACAATCGGTCGACCTCGACGATGCCGACGTCTACTTCACGCCCCGCCTGCGCCCCGAGCAGCTGCGCCCGAAGGACTGA
- a CDS encoding response regulator, with translation MRVLLIDDHALFRIGLQELLERRGITVVGAVGDCHEGRRLAAQTNPDVVLLDMRMPEASGLEVLRHLRAEHPGLPIAMLTTSTDERDVIESLREGAQGYLLKDMEPDALIAALGDIVAGRTTVAPDLTGILAKAVQGAAKPDHPETTFSELTPRELEILCHLAGGHSNKVIARSLGIAEGTVKLHVKAILRKLAVHSRVEAAVIAVENNLCLRGQPREETSGTDRTTSEEDR, from the coding sequence ATGCGCGTCCTGCTGATCGACGACCATGCGCTGTTTCGAATCGGCTTGCAGGAGCTGTTGGAGCGGCGTGGCATCACAGTCGTCGGGGCCGTCGGTGACTGTCACGAGGGCCGCCGCCTCGCGGCTCAGACCAACCCCGACGTGGTCCTGCTCGACATGCGCATGCCCGAGGCGAGCGGCCTCGAGGTGCTACGCCACCTGCGCGCCGAGCACCCCGGCTTGCCGATCGCGATGCTCACGACCAGCACCGACGAACGCGACGTCATCGAGTCGCTCCGCGAAGGGGCGCAGGGCTATCTGCTCAAGGACATGGAACCGGACGCGCTGATCGCCGCCCTCGGCGACATCGTCGCCGGCCGCACCACGGTCGCCCCGGACCTGACCGGCATCCTCGCCAAGGCCGTGCAGGGCGCGGCGAAGCCCGACCACCCGGAGACGACCTTCTCCGAGCTGACCCCGCGCGAGCTGGAAATCCTCTGCCACCTCGCGGGCGGACACAGCAACAAGGTCATCGCCCGCAGCCTGGGGATTGCCGAGGGTACGGTCAAACTCCATGTCAAGGCGATACTGCGCAAGCTTGCGGTGCATTCGCGGGTCGAGGCCGCGGTCATCGCCGTCGAGAACAATCTGTGCCTACGCGGCCAACCGCGCGAGGAAACGAGCGGCACCGATCGCACAACATCCGAGGAAGATCGATGA
- a CDS encoding DUF190 domain-containing protein has protein sequence MDGCFIRFYLHEDQRCHGRLAWEWLLDQANRLGIRGGSAFRAIGGFGRHHQLHESHFFELAGALPVQVDFIVTQEESARLLELVRDAGLRAPYAHIPARFGVVNPELGEPPAES, from the coding sequence GTGGACGGCTGCTTCATCCGCTTCTATCTTCACGAGGACCAGCGCTGCCACGGCCGCTTGGCCTGGGAGTGGCTGCTGGACCAGGCCAATCGGCTCGGCATCCGTGGTGGCTCTGCTTTCAGGGCCATCGGTGGCTTCGGTCGCCACCACCAACTGCATGAGAGCCACTTCTTCGAGCTGGCCGGGGCATTGCCGGTCCAGGTCGATTTCATCGTCACCCAGGAGGAGTCCGCGCGCCTGCTGGAGCTCGTGCGCGATGCCGGGCTGCGGGCGCCCTACGCCCATATCCCGGCTCGTTTCGGTGTCGTCAATCCGGAGCTGGGTGAGCCGCCGGCCGAGTCTTAG
- the trxC gene encoding thioredoxin TrxC produces MSENVHVVCPHCDAVNRVPRPRLGAGAKCGKCHGPLFTGAPVALDERRFATHLGRSDLSLVVDFWATWCAPCRMMAPIFEEAARTLEPSARLVKVDTEQAQGLAMQFGIRSIPTLAVFRGGREVARTAGAMDLASLLAWVRPHL; encoded by the coding sequence ATGAGCGAGAACGTCCATGTTGTCTGTCCGCACTGCGATGCGGTCAATCGGGTGCCACGGCCGCGGCTCGGCGCCGGGGCCAAGTGCGGCAAGTGTCACGGCCCCCTGTTCACCGGGGCGCCGGTGGCGCTCGACGAGCGCCGCTTCGCGACGCATCTGGGGCGCAGCGATCTGTCGCTCGTCGTCGACTTCTGGGCGACCTGGTGCGCGCCGTGCCGGATGATGGCGCCGATCTTCGAGGAGGCGGCGCGGACGCTGGAACCGAGCGCCCGGCTGGTCAAGGTCGACACCGAGCAGGCCCAGGGCCTGGCGATGCAGTTCGGCATCCGCAGCATTCCGACGCTGGCCGTCTTCCGCGGTGGTCGCGAGGTCGCCCGCACGGCCGGGGCGATGGATCTGGCGTCGCTGCTCGCCTGGGTGCGCCCGCACCTCTGA
- a CDS encoding transglutaminase family protein, which translates to MRLHVSHVTRYQYAEPVSLCHSLARLKPRETASQRCLSTQIRVDPWPAVSRGYADFFGNRVNYFSIQQSHSSLEVTAQSEVEVTAPDLPDPTATSPWEEVASALRNVRRVDIIGARLFTLASGQVPPSPDATAFASPSFTPGRPILEAAVDLMGRIHREFDYDPNFTTIATPIDEVLAHRRGVCQDFAHLAIAGLRGHGLAARYVSGYLETLPPPGQPKLVGADASHAWFSVLVPGLGWIDLDPTNDQMPQEQYITTAVGRDYQDVAPLRGVFYGGGVHELTVAVDVDRVTA; encoded by the coding sequence ATGAGGCTTCACGTCAGCCACGTCACGCGCTACCAGTACGCCGAACCCGTCTCGCTGTGTCACAGTCTGGCGCGCCTGAAGCCGCGCGAGACCGCCAGCCAGCGCTGCCTCTCGACGCAGATACGGGTCGATCCCTGGCCAGCGGTCTCACGCGGGTACGCCGACTTCTTCGGCAATCGTGTCAACTATTTCTCGATCCAGCAAAGCCACTCATCGCTCGAGGTCACGGCCCAGAGCGAGGTCGAGGTCACGGCGCCCGACCTGCCCGACCCGACGGCCACGTCACCTTGGGAAGAGGTCGCCTCGGCACTACGCAACGTGCGCCGCGTCGACATCATCGGCGCGCGCCTGTTCACGCTCGCCTCCGGTCAGGTACCACCATCCCCCGACGCCACGGCCTTCGCCTCGCCCTCCTTCACACCTGGCCGGCCAATCCTGGAGGCGGCCGTCGACCTGATGGGACGCATCCACCGCGAATTCGACTACGACCCGAATTTCACGACCATCGCCACGCCGATCGACGAGGTCCTCGCCCACCGCCGCGGCGTCTGCCAGGATTTCGCCCACCTGGCGATCGCGGGCCTGCGCGGCCACGGGCTCGCCGCGCGCTACGTCAGTGGCTATTTGGAGACCCTGCCACCGCCGGGCCAACCGAAGCTGGTCGGGGCGGACGCCTCGCACGCCTGGTTCTCGGTGCTCGTGCCCGGCCTCGGTTGGATCGATCTGGATCCGACCAACGATCAGATGCCGCAGGAGCAGTACATCACGACCGCAGTCGGCCGCGACTACCAAGACGTGGCGCCGCTACGTGGCGTGTTCTACGGCGGCGGCGTCCACGAGTTGACTGTCGCCGTCGACGTCGACCGGGTCACCGCCTGA